TTGCTACTTTAGCTTGTGGGCCGCATGATCCTGTCAAATCCATTCTCCAAATACGGATTTTGGATTTTgatttgcattaaaataatatttgttcaAGCTAGATCTGCTTATGGGCTTGGCATAAACTATTATTTTAACAACTctgacctttttttttttgataaaggTGGATCAAATTTGGTACCATTCCCCTCTGACCCGAACATTAGACTTGAATTAAGGTTATATATTTTAAGGTCGTTGGTGGAAGGTGTTTATGAAGAGATAATCTAGTGTCTGTCTTTTTGCTATTAATATGAGAACATATACATATTGCATTTTCTGATTCAAAGTAATTGACTTTCTTGATTGTCATGAAAGCTTGATGACAATAATTTGTTATCACTTTCTTTGATTTTTACATGCAATGCTCTTACATTGCAGCTCATTTTATGAAGTTTATCTCCACAAATTTTGTACTGTTAATTATTCATGTGGCTTTATATCTTCGTTTGAGAGGTGGGCTGTGGCGTACCATTTATCAAAGTTGTATGACAAATGTTGGTTTTGTTGTGATTAAACTTGTGTTACTCGTATATTTGTCCTTTTGGTTTTCATTTGAATACTCTTGCTTGGCTTGGCTTTTTCtggcataattttttttctttcattgaaTAATATTGTCTCAAGACTTGCCATTTAAGTTCCAATTGTTTTTCTTTGTTGTTGTTTTAGCTATCAGGACCTGGAGACTCATCATTCTTCGGATCGTGATTTTCTCGTAGACAGCATAGTACAATGACTATGGGTGACCTTAAGATAGGAGTTGATGTGGTCGGTGCTCAAAACCTTTTGCCCAAAGACGGACAGGGTTCATCTAATGCCTTTGTGGAGCTTTGCTTCGACGGTCAAAAGTATCGTACAAGTATCAAGGAAAAAGATCTCAATCCAGTGTGGAATGAAAGTTTTTTCTTCGATATATCTGATCCATCTGCCCTCAACACTCTTACTCTTGATGCTTGCATCTACAATAATGTGAAAGCAGCTCAAACTAGGTCCTTTCTTGGAAAAGTAAGCATCAACGGAACTTCCTTCGTTCCCTACTCTGATGCGGTTGTCTTGCAGTATCCTGTGGAGAAGCGCAGTATCTTCTCTCGTGTTCGTGGGGAGCTAGGACTGAAGGTTTATGTTACAGATGATCCATCAATAAAGTCATCTGCTCCTGTTTCTGAGGTTGAGGAAATTCAAGTGCCCCCGGGACAGGTTGCTAAACCCATCTCTAATTCAAGTCAAAATCTTAAATCAGAGGCGAGACACACATTTCATCATCTCCCAAAGCGTGAAAAGTCAGAACTGCAGAATCATGCTCCGGCATTTTCAGTTCCTTATCAAACAACTAAATATGTGGCGGACGAGATGAAGGCTACTGAACCACAGCCTTCAACACTTGTTCGGGTTCAATCAGCATCATCGGCTCAACCGGTCGACTACTCGCTTAAGGAAACGAGCCCTTTTCTTGGAGGGGGACGAGTTGTTGGGGGTCGTGTGATTCGGCCAGATAGGACAGCTGCAGGTACTTACGATCTTGTTGAAAAAATGCACTTCCTTTTTGTCAGGGTTGTTAAGGCTCGTGACCTTCCTGCCATGGATGTTACTGGGAGTTTAGATCCATATGTGGAGGTGAAAATTGGAAATTATAAAGGTGTTACCAAGCACATTGAGAAACAGCAAAATCCATTGTGGAATGTGGTTTTTGCCTTCTCACGGGAGCGGATGCAAGCATCTGTGCTTGAAGTAGTTGTCAAGGATAAAGATCTCATGAAAGATGACTTTGTTGGCTTCGTCAGATTCGACCTCAATGAGGTCCCAATGCGTGTTCCACCAGATAGTCCTCTGGCTCCTGAGTGGTATCGCCTCCAAGAAAAGAAGGGAGAGAAGACAAAGGGTGAGTTGATGCTTGCGGTTTGGATCGGTACTCAAGCAGATGAAGCCTTTCCTGATGCATGGCACTCTGATGCAGCTACACCAGTTGACAGCTCAGCAGCTGCATCTGCTCTCATACGTTCAAAAGTCTATCATGCACCACGCTTGTGGTATGTGCGGGTAAATGTTGTTGAAGCCCAGGACTTAGTACCATCGGAGAAGACTCGATTTCCTGATGCTTATGTTAAGGCACAGATAGGCAATCAAGTTATGAGAACAAAGCCGGTTCAGGCACGAAATTTCAACCCCCTGTGGAACGAGGATCTGTTTTTTGTTGCTGCGGAACCTTTTGAAGACCATCTTGTTCTGACAGTCGAGGATCGTGTGGCTCCGGGGAAAGATGAAACAATAGGGAGGGTCATTATACCATTGGGTATGGTTGAAAAACGTGCTGATGATCGCAACATTCACTCTCGTTGGTTTAATCTTGATAAGCCGGTTGTCGTGGAGGTTGAGCAgctgaagaaagaaaaattctcAAGTAAGCTCCATCTCCGGGTTTGTTTAGATGGAGGCTACCATGTTCTTGACGAGTCGACCCATTACAGCAGCGACCTTCGCCCCACAGCAAAACAACTTTGGAAGCCTCCAGTTGGGATCTTGGAACTTGGTGTGTTGAATGCTGTTGGGCTTCACCCTATGAAAACTCGGGATGGAAAGGGTACATCAGATACATATTGTGTGGCAAAATACGGTCACAAATGGATCCGAACCCGTACTGTTGTTGACAATCTTTTCCCTAAATTCAATGAGCAGTATACATGGGAAGTTTTTGATCCAGCAACTGTCCTGACAGTCGGTGTCTTCGAGAACAGTCAATTGGGAGAAAATGGTCCAAATGGAAACAAGGACTTGAAAATTGGAAAGGTCCGTATTCGAATTTCAACACTAGAAACGGGTAGAGTCTACACACATTCTTATCCACTGCTTGTTCTTCACCCCAGCGGTGTCAAGAAAATGGGAGAGTTGCATTTGGCACTACGATTCTCATCAACTTCTTTCGTAAACATGCTCCATGTTTACTCGCGACCCCTACTTCCGAAAATGCACTACATAATGCCTTTCACGGTCATGCAGTTAGACATGCTACGCCACCAAGCTGTCAACATAGTGGCCATGAGGTTGGGTCGAGCCGAGCCCCCACTTAGAAAAGAAGTCGTAGAATACATGTCTGATGTCGACTCACACCTTTGGAGCATGCGCCGAAGCAAAGCTAACTTCTTCCGATTAATGTCAGTCTTCTCAGGCTTGTTTTCTGTAGGGAAATGGCTCACTGATATCTGCATGTGGAAAAACCCTGTGACAACCGTGCTCGTGCACGTTCTATACCTCATGCTAGTCTCCTTTCCTGAGTTGATTCTACCCACAATTTTCCTCTACTTGTTTCTGATAGGAATATGGAATTTCCGGCGCAGACCAAGATATCCACCTCACATGAACACCAAAATCTCACAGGCCGAGGCGGTCCATCCTGATGAACTCGACGAAGAGTTTGACACGttcccgacgagtaaaaatccaGATCTGGTCCGGATGAGATATGATCGACTGAGGAGCGTTGCTGGGAGGATTCAGACCGTTGTCGGGGACATTGCAACTCAAGGAGAGCGGTGCCAATCTTTGCTAAGCTGGAGGGATCCTCGGGCCACGGCCATCTTTGTTACATTCTGCCTCATCGCAGCTTCAGTTTTGTATGTGACGCCATTTCAGGTAATTGCAGCATTGGCAGGTTTGTACATGATGAGGCACCCGAGGTTCCGGCACCGATTGCCTTCTGTTCCGGTGAACTTCTTCCGGCGACTTCCGGCTAGGACCGATAGCATGTTGTAAACTATGTTATGTTGGTTTTGGACCTTATTTAGGTGTATGTTTGTAATGACTTTTCATGTGTGATGATGATTGGCgttttaatatgatataaatattaaaataaatttaacctTGTACCAATATTTAGTTATTTAATTCTGACTGAATATTAAGTGAATATATTATTAGAACAATTTCTTGACCCGGATTTCGATTAATTTGAGCAAGTTCGTCAGACCTTTAAGTTCTTTCTAAACTAAACTCATTTCGATTCACCACATATTCCTTCAATTTCTCTTCCTACGCAGCCAGGCTAAGCTAGATTTGCGTGTACTTCAGCTGTCTCTGGTGTTCTTAATTCAagaaaatcttttttttaggcGTGAGAGCTGATCACACCATGGCCAGCCAGTCAGCCGGCCTCCATCAGTTCATGACTTCACTGTTAATGTAACCACTTTTTCATCTCTctgatgtttaaacaagtggTTGATTTCTTGACAGGCAAATCCTTTTTTTGTTGATCGTGGTGAA
The DNA window shown above is from Primulina huaijiensis isolate GDHJ02 chromosome 12, ASM1229523v2, whole genome shotgun sequence and carries:
- the LOC140990348 gene encoding multiple C2 domain and transmembrane region protein 7-like yields the protein MTMGDLKIGVDVVGAQNLLPKDGQGSSNAFVELCFDGQKYRTSIKEKDLNPVWNESFFFDISDPSALNTLTLDACIYNNVKAAQTRSFLGKVSINGTSFVPYSDAVVLQYPVEKRSIFSRVRGELGLKVYVTDDPSIKSSAPVSEVEEIQVPPGQVAKPISNSSQNLKSEARHTFHHLPKREKSELQNHAPAFSVPYQTTKYVADEMKATEPQPSTLVRVQSASSAQPVDYSLKETSPFLGGGRVVGGRVIRPDRTAAGTYDLVEKMHFLFVRVVKARDLPAMDVTGSLDPYVEVKIGNYKGVTKHIEKQQNPLWNVVFAFSRERMQASVLEVVVKDKDLMKDDFVGFVRFDLNEVPMRVPPDSPLAPEWYRLQEKKGEKTKGELMLAVWIGTQADEAFPDAWHSDAATPVDSSAAASALIRSKVYHAPRLWYVRVNVVEAQDLVPSEKTRFPDAYVKAQIGNQVMRTKPVQARNFNPLWNEDLFFVAAEPFEDHLVLTVEDRVAPGKDETIGRVIIPLGMVEKRADDRNIHSRWFNLDKPVVVEVEQLKKEKFSSKLHLRVCLDGGYHVLDESTHYSSDLRPTAKQLWKPPVGILELGVLNAVGLHPMKTRDGKGTSDTYCVAKYGHKWIRTRTVVDNLFPKFNEQYTWEVFDPATVLTVGVFENSQLGENGPNGNKDLKIGKVRIRISTLETGRVYTHSYPLLVLHPSGVKKMGELHLALRFSSTSFVNMLHVYSRPLLPKMHYIMPFTVMQLDMLRHQAVNIVAMRLGRAEPPLRKEVVEYMSDVDSHLWSMRRSKANFFRLMSVFSGLFSVGKWLTDICMWKNPVTTVLVHVLYLMLVSFPELILPTIFLYLFLIGIWNFRRRPRYPPHMNTKISQAEAVHPDELDEEFDTFPTSKNPDLVRMRYDRLRSVAGRIQTVVGDIATQGERCQSLLSWRDPRATAIFVTFCLIAASVLYVTPFQVIAALAGLYMMRHPRFRHRLPSVPVNFFRRLPARTDSML